In bacterium, a single window of DNA contains:
- the rpsI gene encoding 30S ribosomal protein S9, giving the protein MSLDDKYYATGRRKTSVARVWVTPGGTGKITVNNKAAETYFDAMRIQTINEPLKALVENQTYDVWASVNGGGPTGQAGALRHGLARALVAANEENRVAMRKAGLLTRDSRMVERKKYGQPGARKRFQFSKR; this is encoded by the coding sequence ATCAGCTTGGACGACAAGTACTACGCGACCGGCCGGCGCAAGACCTCGGTGGCCCGCGTCTGGGTGACCCCCGGCGGCACCGGCAAGATCACGGTCAACAACAAGGCGGCCGAGACCTATTTCGACGCCATGCGCATCCAGACCATCAACGAGCCGCTCAAGGCGCTCGTCGAGAACCAGACCTACGACGTGTGGGCCTCGGTCAACGGCGGCGGGCCCACGGGACAGGCGGGCGCCCTGCGCCACGGCCTCGCCCGCGCCCTGGTCGCGGCCAACGAGGAGAACCGCGTCGCGATGCGCAAGGCCGGCCTGCTGACGCGCGACTCCCGCATGGTGGAGCGCAAGAAGTACGGCCAGCCCGGCGCCCGCAAGCGCTTCCAGTTCTCGAAGCGGTAG
- the rplM gene encoding 50S ribosomal protein L13, whose amino-acid sequence MKLAEIDKEWLVVDAADIPLGRLATQIAGLLRGKHKPTFTAHLDMGDNVIVINAAQVKLTGLKGQNKIYDHYSQFIGGLKRVPLQTMTQKHPEFVVTNAVRGMLPKNKLSRHQLKHLRVYPGSDHPHQAQLPRVHAVSV is encoded by the coding sequence ATGAAGCTGGCCGAGATCGACAAGGAATGGCTCGTGGTCGACGCGGCGGACATCCCGCTCGGTCGCCTCGCCACCCAGATCGCCGGCCTGCTGCGGGGCAAGCACAAGCCCACGTTCACCGCCCATCTCGACATGGGCGACAACGTGATCGTGATCAACGCGGCGCAGGTCAAGCTGACGGGCCTGAAGGGCCAGAACAAGATCTACGACCACTACAGCCAGTTCATCGGCGGGCTGAAGCGGGTGCCCCTGCAGACCATGACGCAGAAGCACCCGGAGTTCGTCGTGACCAACGCCGTGCGCGGCATGCTGCCGAAGAACAAGCTGTCCCGGCACCAGCTGAAGCACCTGCGGGTCTACCCGGGGAGCGATCATCCCCACCAGGCCCAGCTGCCCCGCGTCCACGCGGTGAGCGTCTAG
- the mtnA gene encoding S-methyl-5-thioribose-1-phosphate isomerase codes for ADVGQVGEALAAAAAELRDQDVAKSRALGAAGAALLPDPATVLTHCNAGGLATGGYGTALGVVYAAADAGKRVRVFADETRPLLQGARLTAWELQARGIPVTLICEGAAGSLLRRGGVDAVITGADRIARNGDVANKIGTYPLAVLARTHGVPFYVAAPTSTFDPGSPDGSAIVVEERDPSEVLECQGVAVAPAGVAAWNPAFDVTPADLVTAIVTERGVHRPPYDASLAGIGPGAPDSLP; via the coding sequence CGCGGACGTCGGGCAGGTGGGGGAGGCCCTGGCCGCGGCCGCCGCCGAGCTGCGCGACCAGGATGTGGCGAAGAGCCGGGCGCTGGGCGCCGCCGGCGCCGCGCTGCTGCCGGACCCCGCGACCGTGCTGACCCACTGCAACGCCGGCGGGCTGGCGACCGGCGGCTACGGCACGGCCCTCGGGGTGGTGTACGCCGCCGCCGACGCCGGCAAGCGGGTGCGGGTCTTCGCCGACGAGACGCGCCCGCTGCTGCAGGGGGCCCGCCTCACGGCCTGGGAACTGCAGGCCCGCGGGATCCCGGTCACGCTGATCTGCGAGGGGGCGGCCGGCAGCCTGCTGCGCCGCGGGGGCGTCGACGCCGTGATCACCGGGGCCGACCGCATCGCCCGCAACGGCGACGTCGCCAACAAGATCGGGACCTACCCCCTGGCCGTGCTGGCCCGGACCCACGGGGTGCCGTTCTACGTGGCGGCGCCCACGTCGACCTTCGACCCGGGGTCGCCGGATGGGAGCGCGATCGTCGTCGAAGAGCGCGATCCGTCGGAAGTCCTGGAATGTCAGGGGGTTGCCGTGGCGCCGGCCGGCGTGGCGGCCTGGAACCCGGCGTTCGACGTGACGCCGGCCGACCTGGTGACCGCCATCGTCACCGAGCGGGGGGTCCACCGGCCCCCGTACGACGCCTCGCTGGCGGGGATCGGTCCCGGAGCGCCCGATTCCCTTCCTTGA